The following are encoded together in the Scomber scombrus chromosome 7, fScoSco1.1, whole genome shotgun sequence genome:
- the gdf6a gene encoding growth/differentiation factor 6-A has translation MDASRVITLYLGLLLVFLGNIPCFQSAAIISPSAPRRNRGARIHHQNGQRSTKFLKDIFASSHPIVSLHKEDLKDDIVPHEYMLSIYRTYSAAEKLGLNASFFRSSKSANTITSFVDRGTDDLLHSPLRRQKYLFDVSTLSDKEELVGAELRIFRRAPGDLQTSLQTTGLYDIQLYPCHSDRLLQSRSLDPLDSTKAGWEVLDVWEMFKAHHHHYHHPHHHHHHHHHPHQQQQGNQLCLQLRVTLGKSDNEVDLSQLGLDRSSRSQQEKAILVAYTRSKKRENLFNEMKEKIKSRRSVGEVEEAVVRAAAEEEDGVGGASLRGVKGEGPRRRRRTALSNRHGKRHGKKSKSRCSKKALHVNFKELGWDDWIIAPLDYEAYHCEGVCDFPLRSHLEPTNHAIIQTLMNSMDPNSTPPSCCVPTKLSPISILYIDSGNNVVYKQYEDMVVEQCGCR, from the exons ATGGACGCATCTCGAGTCATAACGCTTTATCTGGGCCTGCTCCTTGTTTTCCTTGGGAATATACCGTGTTTCCAGTCAGCTGCTATCATCTCTCCCTCTGCGCCGAGGAGGAACAGGGGAGCCAGGATCCATCATCAGAACGGACAAAGGTCAACCAAATTCCTAAAAGACATCTTCGCGTCCTCGCATCCTATCGTGAGCCTCCACAAAGAAGACCTAAAGGACGATATTGTGCCGCATGAATACATGCTCTCTATATACAGGACATACTCGGCTGCAGAGAAGCTCGGACTAAATGCAAGCTTTTTCCGGTCGTCTAAATCTGCCAACACCATAACAAGTTTTGTGGACAGAGGAACAG ACGATCTTTTGCACTCTCCTCTGCGAAGACAAAAGTATCTGTTTGATGTCTCAACCCTTTCAGACAAAGAGGAGCTGGTCGGGGCGGAATTAAGGATATTTAGGAGAGCGCCAGGGGATTTGCAGACTTCCCTTCAGACGACGGGCCTCTACGACATCCAGCTCTACCCCTGCCACTCGGACAGGCTGCTGCAGTCCAGGTCGCTGGACCCTCTGGACTCCACCAAAGCCGGCTGGGAAGTTTTGGACGTGTGGGAAATGTTTAAagcacatcatcatcattatcaccacccccaccatcaccatcatcaccatcaccatcctcatcagcagcagcaggggaaCCAGCTCTGCCTCCAGCTCCGGGTCACTCTGGGCAAATCAGACAACGAGGTGGACCTGAGTCAGCTGGGGTTGGACAGGAGCAGCCGATCCCAGCAGGAGAAGGCCATCCTGGTCGCTTACACCCGCTCCAAGAAGAGGGAGAACCTGTTCAAcgagatgaaggagaagatcAAATCGCGGAGGTCCGTCGGCGAGGTGGAGGAGGCGGTGGTGAGGGCGGcggcggaggaggaggatggggtcGGGGGGGCGTCGCTGCGGGGGGTTAAAGGAGAGGGGCCCCGGCGGCGGCGGAGGACAGCGCTGAGCAACCGGCACGGGAAGAGACACGGGAAGAAATCGAAATCCAGGTGCAGCAAAAAGGCGCTGCATGTGAATTTCAAAGAGTTGGGATGGGACGACTGGATCATTGCGCCCCTGGATTACGAGGCGTACCACTGCGAAGGGGTGTGCGACTTCCCCCTGAGGTCGCACCTCGAGCCGACCAACCACGCCATCATACAGACGCTCATGAACTCCATGGACCCCAACAGCACCCCGCCCAGCTGCTGCGTCCCCACCAAACTCAGTCCCATCAGCATCCTGTATATAGACTCAGGCAATAACGTAGTGTACAAACAGTACGAGGACATGGTGGTGGAGCAGTGTGGGTGCAGGTAG